From a single Daphnia pulex isolate KAP4 chromosome 2, ASM2113471v1 genomic region:
- the LOC124188549 gene encoding ubiquinone biosynthesis protein COQ4 homolog, mitochondrial-like, whose translation MFLKSLITRHNRVAVHAFIERQYTTTTQIPYILKWMKSETTKKSEPLYDGHIPINLLQRAVLSVGSSIVALTDPARGDMVAVNGESSGHSALKKMHRKMLESEEGRQILMGRPRINSSTIDIEKLKSYPDGTLGREYTKFLEVNNVSPDTRLPVRFVDDADLAYVMQRYRETHDLVHTLLGCPTNMLGEVAVKWVEALQTELPMCIGGAVFGPIRLKPKNRSTYLSKYLPWAIGVGSRSSFLMNVFYERRWEQDIAELRDELKIETPPGV comes from the exons atgtttttgaagaGTTTGATTACTCGTCATAATCGAGTTGCTGTTCATGCTTTCATCGAGCGACAGTACACAACGACGACCCAAATTCCCTACATTT TGAAATGGATGAAGTCggaaacaacaaagaaaagcgAACCTTTGTATGATGGGCACATTCCCATAAATTTGCTTCAAAGAGCTGTCCTTTCTGTGGGTTCTAGCATTGTGGCGCTGACAGATCCTGCAAGAGGAG ACATGGTCGCTGTCAATGGTGAAAGTTCTGGCCACTCTGCTCTCAAAAAGATGCACAGAAAGATGCTGGAAAGTGAAGAAGGCCGACAAATTCTCAT GGGGAGGCCTAGAATAAACTCGAGCACAATAGACATTGAGAAGCTCAAATCTTACCCAGACGGAACTTTAGGAAGAGAATACACCAAGTTTCTCGAAGTCAAT AACGTCAGCCCGGATACGAGATTGCCTGTCCGCTTTGTTGACGACGCCGACTTGGCTTACGTGATGCAGCGCTACCGCGAAACCCACGACCTGGTCCACACTTTGCTGGGATGTCCCACCAACATGCTAG gcgAAGTTGCAGTCAAGTGGGTTGAAGCCCTTCAGACGGAATTGCCCATGTGTATCGGTGGTGCTGTGTTTGGACCTATTCGCTTGAAACCAAA GAACCGGTCGACTTATCTGAGCAAGTACTTACCGTGGGCCATAGGCGTGGGCTCGAGGAGCAGCTTCTTAATGAACGTCTTCTACGAGCGACGCTGGGAACAAGATATCGCAGAATTGCGTGACGAATTGAAAATCGAAACTCCACCTGGGGTTTGA
- the LOC124188548 gene encoding G-protein-signaling modulator 2-like isoform X4 yields MTDMDNSTCLELALEGERLCKAGDCRAGVAFFEAAIQAGTDDLRTLSAIYSQLGNAYFYLGEYTKAMQYHKHDLTLARTMGDRLGEAKASGNLGNTLKVMGRFDEAVLCCKRHLDISRELTDKVGEGRALYNLGNVFHAKGKHLGRLGQQDPGEFPEDVRNCLLTAVNYYEENLELMREITDRAAQGRACGNLGNTHYLLGSFTQAIKYHQERLNIAREFGDKAAERRAHSNLGNAHIFLGEFETAAEHYKKTLLLAQDLGDRAVEAQACYSLGNTYTLLRDYPTAIDYHLRHLRIAEELMDKVGEGRACWSLGNAHAAMGNHEKALHYAQRHLEISREIGDPTGEATAQMNLADLRRTLGVDGDGGCGGMGNSTKGHASEADDDGLYGADSKANGDDAMDEEESFFNLVTQFQSKRMDDQRCSLAIVDNKENQQASTLPSNIHESPSRLKEDLMDLIAGMQSRRMDEQRASLPRLPGLNNANPDILRRLSVEPAGEDAAALPDENFFEMLMRCQGTRLEDQRSALPDTSPRRHRGPTMPDEDFFSLIMRLQSGRLEDQRAEDPSPLIAANGAAATSS; encoded by the exons ATGACAGACATGGATAACAGCACATGCCTTGAATTGGCGTTAGAAGGAGAACGTCTTTGCAAAGCTGGTGATTGCAG AGCTGGTGTCGCCTTTTTCGAAGCAGCAATTCAAGCTGGTACCGATGACTTGAGGACCCTCAGCGCCATTTACTCACAACTTGGAAATGCATATTTTTACCTGGGTGAATACACCAAAGCCATGCAGTATCACAAACATGATCTTACTCTAGCCAG AACCATGGGTGACAGACTAGGTGAAGCCAAAGCCAGTGGAAATCTTGGAAACACATTGAAAGTAATGGGCAGATTCGATGAAGCTGTTCTCTGTTGCAAAAGACACCTCGACATTTCCAGGGAGCTTACCGATAaa GTTGGAGAAGGAAGGGCGTTGTATAACTTGGGGAACGTTTTTCATGCGAAAGGAAAACATCTCGGCCGGCTGGGTCAACAAGATCCAGGCGAGTTTCCCGAAGACGTGCGGAACTGCCTGCTAACAGCCGTAAATTATTACGa AGAAAATCTTGAACTCATGAGAGAAATAACCGATCGTGCTGCCCAAGGTCGGGCATGCGGGAACTTGGGCAATACCCATTATCTCTTGGGTAGCTTTACGCAAGCCATAAAATATCATCAAGAG CGACTGAATATTGCTCGAGAATTTGGGGACAAAGCAGCCGAAAGGAGAGCCCACAGCAACCTGGGAAATGCGCACATCTTCCTCGGAGAGTTCGAAACGGCTGCAGAACATTACAA GAAAACACTCCTACTTGCACAGGATCTCGGAGATCGAGCCGTCGAAGCGCAAGCCTGTTacagcctgggaaatacgtaTACTCTGCTTCGCGATTATCCCACAGCCATCGATTACCATCTGCGGCACTTGCGTATTGCTGAAGAGCTAATGGATAAAGTTGGAGAAG GACGTGCTTGCTGGAGCTTGGGGAATGCACACGCTGCCATGGGAAATCACGAGAAAGCCCTGCACTACGCACAACGGCACCTTGAAATATCCCGCGAG ATTGGCGATCCGACCGGCGAGGCGACAGCACAGATGAACTTGGCCGACTTGAGACGCACATTGGGCGTTGACGGCGACGGTGGTTGCGGCGGCATGGGAAACTCAACGAAAGGTCACGCTTCCGaggccgacgacgacggactCTACGGAGCAGATAGCAAG GCCAACGGAGACGACGCCATGGATGAAGAGGaatccttttttaatttggtcaCTCAATTCCAATCGAAACGCATGGACGATCAGCGTTGCTCGTTGGCAATCGTAGACAACAAGGAGAACCAACAAGCAAGTACACTCCCGTCGAATATTCACG AGAGCCCGTCGAGATTGAAGGAAGATTTAATGGACCTGATCGCCGGCATGCAGAGTCGCCGGATGGATGAGCAGAGAGCTTCACTACCGCGACTACCCGGCCTGAACAACGCCAATCCAGACATTTTACGTCGGCTGTCTGTGGAGCCAGCCGGCGAGGATGCAGCCGCATTGCCCGATGAGAATTTCTTCGAAATGTTGATGCGGTGTCAG GGTACGAGGCTGGAAGATCAGCGCAGCGCCTTGCCGGATACATCGCCTCGGCGGCACAGGGGGCCCACCATGCCCGACGAAGACTTTTTCTCGTTGATAATGCGACTCCAATCGGGTCGACTCGAGGATCAAAGAGCCGAAGATCCTTCACCTCTCATCGCTGCCAACGGAGCTGCCGCCACTTCCTCCTAG
- the LOC124188548 gene encoding G-protein-signaling modulator 2-like isoform X2 produces MTDMDNSTCLELALEGERLCKAGDCRAGVAFFEAAIQAGTDDLRTLSAIYSQLGNAYFYLGEYTKAMQYHKHDLTLARTMGDRLGEAKASGNLGNTLKVMGRFDEAVLCCKRHLDISRELTDKVGEGRALYNLGNVFHAKGKHLGRLGQQDPGEFPEDVRNCLLTAVNYYEENLELMREITDRAAQGRACGNLGNTHYLLGSFTQAIKYHQERLNIAREFGDKAAERRAHSNLGNAHIFLGEFETAAEHYKKTLLLAQDLGDRAVEAQACYSLGNTYTLLRDYPTAIDYHLRHLRIAEELMDKVGEGRACWSLGNAHAAMGNHEKALHYAQRHLEISREIGDPTGEATAQMNLADLRRTLGVDGDGGCGGMGNSTKGHASEADDDGLYGADSKANGDDAMDEEESFFNLVTQFQSKRMDDQRCSLAIVDNKENQQASTLPSNIHGELFFQGNQGGGIRAPGVAPSFVSFACFYEGVCFYFPLFSHIVSIESPSRLKEDLMDLIAGMQSRRMDEQRASLPRLPGLNNANPDILRRLSVEPAGEDAAALPDENFFEMLMRCQGTRLEDQRSALPDTSPRRHRGPTMPDEDFFSLIMRLQSGRLEDQRAEDPSPLIAANGAAATSS; encoded by the exons ATGACAGACATGGATAACAGCACATGCCTTGAATTGGCGTTAGAAGGAGAACGTCTTTGCAAAGCTGGTGATTGCAG AGCTGGTGTCGCCTTTTTCGAAGCAGCAATTCAAGCTGGTACCGATGACTTGAGGACCCTCAGCGCCATTTACTCACAACTTGGAAATGCATATTTTTACCTGGGTGAATACACCAAAGCCATGCAGTATCACAAACATGATCTTACTCTAGCCAG AACCATGGGTGACAGACTAGGTGAAGCCAAAGCCAGTGGAAATCTTGGAAACACATTGAAAGTAATGGGCAGATTCGATGAAGCTGTTCTCTGTTGCAAAAGACACCTCGACATTTCCAGGGAGCTTACCGATAaa GTTGGAGAAGGAAGGGCGTTGTATAACTTGGGGAACGTTTTTCATGCGAAAGGAAAACATCTCGGCCGGCTGGGTCAACAAGATCCAGGCGAGTTTCCCGAAGACGTGCGGAACTGCCTGCTAACAGCCGTAAATTATTACGa AGAAAATCTTGAACTCATGAGAGAAATAACCGATCGTGCTGCCCAAGGTCGGGCATGCGGGAACTTGGGCAATACCCATTATCTCTTGGGTAGCTTTACGCAAGCCATAAAATATCATCAAGAG CGACTGAATATTGCTCGAGAATTTGGGGACAAAGCAGCCGAAAGGAGAGCCCACAGCAACCTGGGAAATGCGCACATCTTCCTCGGAGAGTTCGAAACGGCTGCAGAACATTACAA GAAAACACTCCTACTTGCACAGGATCTCGGAGATCGAGCCGTCGAAGCGCAAGCCTGTTacagcctgggaaatacgtaTACTCTGCTTCGCGATTATCCCACAGCCATCGATTACCATCTGCGGCACTTGCGTATTGCTGAAGAGCTAATGGATAAAGTTGGAGAAG GACGTGCTTGCTGGAGCTTGGGGAATGCACACGCTGCCATGGGAAATCACGAGAAAGCCCTGCACTACGCACAACGGCACCTTGAAATATCCCGCGAG ATTGGCGATCCGACCGGCGAGGCGACAGCACAGATGAACTTGGCCGACTTGAGACGCACATTGGGCGTTGACGGCGACGGTGGTTGCGGCGGCATGGGAAACTCAACGAAAGGTCACGCTTCCGaggccgacgacgacggactCTACGGAGCAGATAGCAAG GCCAACGGAGACGACGCCATGGATGAAGAGGaatccttttttaatttggtcaCTCAATTCCAATCGAAACGCATGGACGATCAGCGTTGCTCGTTGGCAATCGTAGACAACAAGGAGAACCAACAAGCAAGTACACTCCCGTCGAATATTCACGGTGAGTTGTTTTTCCAGGGAAACCAGGGAGGGGGGATACGCGCTCCTGGCGTCGCCCCgagttttgtttcgtttgccTGCTTCTACGAGGgagtgtgtttttattttcctcttttttcgcATATTGTTTCGATAGAGAGCCCGTCGAGATTGAAGGAAGATTTAATGGACCTGATCGCCGGCATGCAGAGTCGCCGGATGGATGAGCAGAGAGCTTCACTACCGCGACTACCCGGCCTGAACAACGCCAATCCAGACATTTTACGTCGGCTGTCTGTGGAGCCAGCCGGCGAGGATGCAGCCGCATTGCCCGATGAGAATTTCTTCGAAATGTTGATGCGGTGTCAG GGTACGAGGCTGGAAGATCAGCGCAGCGCCTTGCCGGATACATCGCCTCGGCGGCACAGGGGGCCCACCATGCCCGACGAAGACTTTTTCTCGTTGATAATGCGACTCCAATCGGGTCGACTCGAGGATCAAAGAGCCGAAGATCCTTCACCTCTCATCGCTGCCAACGGAGCTGCCGCCACTTCCTCCTAG
- the LOC124188548 gene encoding G-protein-signaling modulator 2-like isoform X3 encodes MTDMDNSTCLELALEGERLCKAGDCRAGVAFFEAAIQAGTDDLRTLSAIYSQLGNAYFYLGEYTKAMQYHKHDLTLARTMGDRLGEAKASGNLGNTLKVMGRFDEAVLCCKRHLDISRELTDKVGEGRALYNLGNVFHAKGKHLGRLGQQDPGEFPEDVRNCLLTAVNYYEENLELMREITDRAAQGRACGNLGNTHYLLGSFTQAIKYHQERLNIAREFGDKAAERRAHSNLGNAHIFLGEFETAAEHYKKTLLLAQDLGDRAVEAQACYSLGNTYTLLRDYPTAIDYHLRHLRIAEELMDKVGEGRACWSLGNAHAAMGNHEKALHYAQRHLEISREIGDPTGEATAQMNLADLRRTLGVDGDGGCGGMGNSTKGHASEADDDGLYGADSKARRRLSMERMDLLKANGDDAMDEEESFFNLVTQFQSKRMDDQRCSLAIVDNKENQQASTLPSNIHESPSRLKEDLMDLIAGMQSRRMDEQRASLPRLPGLNNANPDILRRLSVEPAGEDAAALPDENFFEMLMRCQGTRLEDQRSALPDTSPRRHRGPTMPDEDFFSLIMRLQSGRLEDQRAEDPSPLIAANGAAATSS; translated from the exons ATGACAGACATGGATAACAGCACATGCCTTGAATTGGCGTTAGAAGGAGAACGTCTTTGCAAAGCTGGTGATTGCAG AGCTGGTGTCGCCTTTTTCGAAGCAGCAATTCAAGCTGGTACCGATGACTTGAGGACCCTCAGCGCCATTTACTCACAACTTGGAAATGCATATTTTTACCTGGGTGAATACACCAAAGCCATGCAGTATCACAAACATGATCTTACTCTAGCCAG AACCATGGGTGACAGACTAGGTGAAGCCAAAGCCAGTGGAAATCTTGGAAACACATTGAAAGTAATGGGCAGATTCGATGAAGCTGTTCTCTGTTGCAAAAGACACCTCGACATTTCCAGGGAGCTTACCGATAaa GTTGGAGAAGGAAGGGCGTTGTATAACTTGGGGAACGTTTTTCATGCGAAAGGAAAACATCTCGGCCGGCTGGGTCAACAAGATCCAGGCGAGTTTCCCGAAGACGTGCGGAACTGCCTGCTAACAGCCGTAAATTATTACGa AGAAAATCTTGAACTCATGAGAGAAATAACCGATCGTGCTGCCCAAGGTCGGGCATGCGGGAACTTGGGCAATACCCATTATCTCTTGGGTAGCTTTACGCAAGCCATAAAATATCATCAAGAG CGACTGAATATTGCTCGAGAATTTGGGGACAAAGCAGCCGAAAGGAGAGCCCACAGCAACCTGGGAAATGCGCACATCTTCCTCGGAGAGTTCGAAACGGCTGCAGAACATTACAA GAAAACACTCCTACTTGCACAGGATCTCGGAGATCGAGCCGTCGAAGCGCAAGCCTGTTacagcctgggaaatacgtaTACTCTGCTTCGCGATTATCCCACAGCCATCGATTACCATCTGCGGCACTTGCGTATTGCTGAAGAGCTAATGGATAAAGTTGGAGAAG GACGTGCTTGCTGGAGCTTGGGGAATGCACACGCTGCCATGGGAAATCACGAGAAAGCCCTGCACTACGCACAACGGCACCTTGAAATATCCCGCGAG ATTGGCGATCCGACCGGCGAGGCGACAGCACAGATGAACTTGGCCGACTTGAGACGCACATTGGGCGTTGACGGCGACGGTGGTTGCGGCGGCATGGGAAACTCAACGAAAGGTCACGCTTCCGaggccgacgacgacggactCTACGGAGCAGATAGCAAGGCAAGGCGCAGGTTAAGCATGGAGCGCATGGATTTGCTCAAG GCCAACGGAGACGACGCCATGGATGAAGAGGaatccttttttaatttggtcaCTCAATTCCAATCGAAACGCATGGACGATCAGCGTTGCTCGTTGGCAATCGTAGACAACAAGGAGAACCAACAAGCAAGTACACTCCCGTCGAATATTCACG AGAGCCCGTCGAGATTGAAGGAAGATTTAATGGACCTGATCGCCGGCATGCAGAGTCGCCGGATGGATGAGCAGAGAGCTTCACTACCGCGACTACCCGGCCTGAACAACGCCAATCCAGACATTTTACGTCGGCTGTCTGTGGAGCCAGCCGGCGAGGATGCAGCCGCATTGCCCGATGAGAATTTCTTCGAAATGTTGATGCGGTGTCAG GGTACGAGGCTGGAAGATCAGCGCAGCGCCTTGCCGGATACATCGCCTCGGCGGCACAGGGGGCCCACCATGCCCGACGAAGACTTTTTCTCGTTGATAATGCGACTCCAATCGGGTCGACTCGAGGATCAAAGAGCCGAAGATCCTTCACCTCTCATCGCTGCCAACGGAGCTGCCGCCACTTCCTCCTAG
- the LOC124188548 gene encoding G-protein-signaling modulator 2-like isoform X1, translating into MTDMDNSTCLELALEGERLCKAGDCRAGVAFFEAAIQAGTDDLRTLSAIYSQLGNAYFYLGEYTKAMQYHKHDLTLARTMGDRLGEAKASGNLGNTLKVMGRFDEAVLCCKRHLDISRELTDKVGEGRALYNLGNVFHAKGKHLGRLGQQDPGEFPEDVRNCLLTAVNYYEENLELMREITDRAAQGRACGNLGNTHYLLGSFTQAIKYHQERLNIAREFGDKAAERRAHSNLGNAHIFLGEFETAAEHYKKTLLLAQDLGDRAVEAQACYSLGNTYTLLRDYPTAIDYHLRHLRIAEELMDKVGEGRACWSLGNAHAAMGNHEKALHYAQRHLEISREIGDPTGEATAQMNLADLRRTLGVDGDGGCGGMGNSTKGHASEADDDGLYGADSKARRRLSMERMDLLKLTPDVKQLHSKGRRELHEMDPVWPRPLAGHPLVRRDMLPPFANGDDAMDEEESFFNLVTQFQSKRMDDQRCSLAIVDNKENQQASTLPSNIHESPSRLKEDLMDLIAGMQSRRMDEQRASLPRLPGLNNANPDILRRLSVEPAGEDAAALPDENFFEMLMRCQGTRLEDQRSALPDTSPRRHRGPTMPDEDFFSLIMRLQSGRLEDQRAEDPSPLIAANGAAATSS; encoded by the exons ATGACAGACATGGATAACAGCACATGCCTTGAATTGGCGTTAGAAGGAGAACGTCTTTGCAAAGCTGGTGATTGCAG AGCTGGTGTCGCCTTTTTCGAAGCAGCAATTCAAGCTGGTACCGATGACTTGAGGACCCTCAGCGCCATTTACTCACAACTTGGAAATGCATATTTTTACCTGGGTGAATACACCAAAGCCATGCAGTATCACAAACATGATCTTACTCTAGCCAG AACCATGGGTGACAGACTAGGTGAAGCCAAAGCCAGTGGAAATCTTGGAAACACATTGAAAGTAATGGGCAGATTCGATGAAGCTGTTCTCTGTTGCAAAAGACACCTCGACATTTCCAGGGAGCTTACCGATAaa GTTGGAGAAGGAAGGGCGTTGTATAACTTGGGGAACGTTTTTCATGCGAAAGGAAAACATCTCGGCCGGCTGGGTCAACAAGATCCAGGCGAGTTTCCCGAAGACGTGCGGAACTGCCTGCTAACAGCCGTAAATTATTACGa AGAAAATCTTGAACTCATGAGAGAAATAACCGATCGTGCTGCCCAAGGTCGGGCATGCGGGAACTTGGGCAATACCCATTATCTCTTGGGTAGCTTTACGCAAGCCATAAAATATCATCAAGAG CGACTGAATATTGCTCGAGAATTTGGGGACAAAGCAGCCGAAAGGAGAGCCCACAGCAACCTGGGAAATGCGCACATCTTCCTCGGAGAGTTCGAAACGGCTGCAGAACATTACAA GAAAACACTCCTACTTGCACAGGATCTCGGAGATCGAGCCGTCGAAGCGCAAGCCTGTTacagcctgggaaatacgtaTACTCTGCTTCGCGATTATCCCACAGCCATCGATTACCATCTGCGGCACTTGCGTATTGCTGAAGAGCTAATGGATAAAGTTGGAGAAG GACGTGCTTGCTGGAGCTTGGGGAATGCACACGCTGCCATGGGAAATCACGAGAAAGCCCTGCACTACGCACAACGGCACCTTGAAATATCCCGCGAG ATTGGCGATCCGACCGGCGAGGCGACAGCACAGATGAACTTGGCCGACTTGAGACGCACATTGGGCGTTGACGGCGACGGTGGTTGCGGCGGCATGGGAAACTCAACGAAAGGTCACGCTTCCGaggccgacgacgacggactCTACGGAGCAGATAGCAAGGCAAGGCGCAGGTTAAGCATGGAGCGCATGGATTTGCTCAAG CTGACGCCGGATGTGAAACAACTTCATAGCAAGGGACGCCGGGAACTGCATGAAATGGATCCTGTGTGGCCTAGACCGCTCGCTGGTCACCCGTTGGTTAGACGTGATATGCTGCCCCCGTTT GCCAACGGAGACGACGCCATGGATGAAGAGGaatccttttttaatttggtcaCTCAATTCCAATCGAAACGCATGGACGATCAGCGTTGCTCGTTGGCAATCGTAGACAACAAGGAGAACCAACAAGCAAGTACACTCCCGTCGAATATTCACG AGAGCCCGTCGAGATTGAAGGAAGATTTAATGGACCTGATCGCCGGCATGCAGAGTCGCCGGATGGATGAGCAGAGAGCTTCACTACCGCGACTACCCGGCCTGAACAACGCCAATCCAGACATTTTACGTCGGCTGTCTGTGGAGCCAGCCGGCGAGGATGCAGCCGCATTGCCCGATGAGAATTTCTTCGAAATGTTGATGCGGTGTCAG GGTACGAGGCTGGAAGATCAGCGCAGCGCCTTGCCGGATACATCGCCTCGGCGGCACAGGGGGCCCACCATGCCCGACGAAGACTTTTTCTCGTTGATAATGCGACTCCAATCGGGTCGACTCGAGGATCAAAGAGCCGAAGATCCTTCACCTCTCATCGCTGCCAACGGAGCTGCCGCCACTTCCTCCTAG